The Populus trichocarpa isolate Nisqually-1 chromosome 2, P.trichocarpa_v4.1, whole genome shotgun sequence genome has a window encoding:
- the LOC7480725 gene encoding uncharacterized protein LOC7480725 isoform X4 — translation MLPFKTSLIKMKETQESMARGSNNGYHGVKAGGEYNFGLVPCQISDNDLGKAAYRKENGSVAHPGPSSTLIYRVKLKNEQPSSNNDSCNPDDSRQTKATGTGDTILSSAQLSSGTQAAWSGGTTGHVSMADIVRMGRPRSKGSQNMMDTSCTPQDVVGSVNSSQYCHKSSCDSSPSPPEMHKCLQYPHPSQVPETIHESGVAASSHDEWPVFEQQTAAGGLYNFNVSNSSSTDIFSNQSYFYGDGTNSNEDHQLEEVQASDRDAANKNPGSYCAESAFSCRGQENVNTVVGDSHRGDCLLKDKTYDSRSCMDDHCEGTGSGFHLRFPNCAAPLNDEVSSAAVNLQQLSLGKEEPALPPSEDNHAVVFPDYMQAFAADWSHLSFGTYKSGAYNAVSGASIASTPVKTNLEETSAAANSSSTLCKEIRNPEHLDEYLRDEQLRSISNTHRFTAGVGINNMHVYSQQELMRQNIHEVSHRHKYTEPSSVPDSNFKKTQERDCPLSVRIHPQARNLSSLHMELQARATTIPMDMFASSIQSSRGSDYASSFLGTQSMPSRFDSTVSSTGNPAISQSEIPSRVAFSLPMSYSPTLPSANIVPQTTLPQHPSTNLHNQSIVSLEELANLTGYPAMPRNYARNPSAFQQAYQDSTVFHDSLSNMGYSHAQYKTGVSRSNLPLSDVNISGYGGLGIPANFPGAVLQAAAPTGSAGGYDIFHSQYQERNNFTTRQQNDGSSRTMAALLDNGYLSLTGQSQPLSEYPQGQQQRSHDHRSLLHTRNYQQGQQLSQDYGAPFHHANAYHSQAGIRPEQPRQSLSDLSSSQGPAPEQLQHLWQQSYLSSN, via the exons ATGCTGCCGTTCAAAACCTCCTTAATCAAG ATGAAGGAAACACAAGAATCAATGGCTCGGGGTAGTAACAATGGTTATCATGGAGTTAAAGCTGGTGGTGAATATAATTTTGGGCTTGTACCATGTCAAATCAGCGATAATG ACCTTGGTAAAGCTGCATATAGGAAAGAGAATGGGTCGGTTGCTCATCCGGGGCCTTCATCAACTTTAATATATcgtgtgaaattgaaaaatgagcAGCCTTCATCCAACAA TGATTCTTGCAATCCTGATGACAGCAGGCAAACTAAAGCTACAGGAACTGGAGATACCATTTTGTCATCTGCACAATTGTCATCAGGAACTCAAGCTGCTTGGTCAGGAGGTACTACAGGACATGTTTCAATGGCTGACATTGTTAGGATGGGTAGGCCGCGCAGCAAAGGTTCCCAAAATATGATGGACACTTCTTGCACACCTCAAGATGTAGTAGGTTCAGTAAACTCATCCCAGTACTGTCATAAATCTTCGTGTGATTCTTCTCCATCTCCACCAGAAATGCACAAATGTCTGCAATACCCACATCCTTCTCAGGTGCCAGAGACAATTCACGAGTCTGGTGTTGCTGCAAGCTCTCATGATGAATGGCCAGTGTTTGAGCAGCAAACAGCTGCTGGTGGGTTATATAATTTCAATGTGTCTAATTCCTCCAGCACTGATATCTTTTCTAATCAATCTTACTTTTATGGTGATGGAACTAATTCGAATGAAGACCACCAATTAGAGGAGGTACAAGCATCAGATAGGGATGCTGCTAACAAGAATCCAGGTTCTTATTGTGCTGAATCTGCCTTTTCATGTAGAGGACAGGAAAATGTGAATACTGTTGTAGGTGATTCTCATAGGGGTGATTGTTTACTGAAGGATAAAACTTACGATTCTCGGAGCTGCATGGATGATCATTGTGAAG GAACTGGAAGTGGCTTCCATTTACGTTTTCCAAATTGTGCTGCACCTTTGAATGATGAAGTATCATCAGCTGCTGTGAACTTGCAGCAGCTAAGTTTGGGGAAGGAGGAGCCTGCATTGCCTCCATCTGAGGATAATCATGCGGTGGTGTTTCCTGATTATATGCAAGCCTTCGCTGCTGACTGGTCACATTTGAGTTTTGGTACATACAAATCTGGGGCTTACAATGCAGTTTCTGGGGCCTCAATAGCTTCAACTCCTGTAAAGACTAACTTGGAGGAGACTTCTGCAGCAGCAAATAGTTCATCTACTCTGTGCAAGGAGATTAG AAATCCAGAGCACCTTGATGAGTACCTTCGAGATGAGCAACTCAGATCCATATCCAATACACATCGATTTACTGCAGGTGTTGGGATTAATAACATGCATGTATATTCACAGCAAGAGCTAATGAGACAAAACATTCATGAAGTATCCCATAGGCACAAATACACCGAACCATCATCTGTACCTGATTCTAATTTTAAGAAAACCCAAGAACGGGATTGTCCCTTGAGTGTTAGGATACATCCACAAGCTAGGaacctttcttctcttcatATGGAACTG CAAGCTAGGGCAACAACTATACCGATGGATATGTTTGCATCAAGTATTCAATCTTCAAGAGGTTCTGATTATGCTTCATCTTTCCTTGGAACCCAATCAATGCCCTCAAGATTTGATAGTACTGTATCATCCACTGGCAATCCAGCCATCTCCCAGTCAGAG ATTCCGAGCCGGGTTGCTTTTTCTCTACCTATGTCATATTCACCGACACTGCCCAGTGCTAATATTGTCCCACAAACCACACTTCCCCAGCATCCGTCAACTAATTTGCACAATCAGTCTATTGTTTCCTTGGAAGAGCTGGCCAATTTGACTGGCTATCCTGCTATGCCTCGGAACTATGCTCGTAATCCATCTGCTTTTCAGCAAGCTTATCAAGATAGCACTGTGTTCCATGATTCCCTGTCAAACATGGGCTACAGCCACGCACAATACAAAACAGGTGTTTCCAGGAGCAATTTGCCCTTGTCTGATGTGAACATTTCTGGTTATGGAGGTTTAGGGATCCCTGCCAACTTTCCTGGAGCCGTTTTGCAAGCTGCTGCCCCTACTGGTTCTGCAGGTGGCTATGATATTTTCCATTCTCAGTATCAAGAGAGAAATAATTTCACCACACGTCAACAG aatgatGGCTCTTCAAGAACGATGGCAGCCCTCCTAGACAACGGATATTTGAGTTTGACTGGACAGAGTCAACCGCTTTCTGAATATCCACAAGGTCAGCAGCAGCGCTCACATGATCATAGGTCCCTATTGCACACACGTAATTATCAACAAGGTCAGCAGCTCTCACAGGATTACGGTGCTCCATTTCATCATGCAAATGCTTATCACTCTCAAGCCGGAATTCGACCAGAACAACCACGCCAAAGCCTTAGTGACCTTAGTAGTTCTCAAGGGCCAGCACCCGAGCAATTACAACATCTCTGGCAGCAGAGCTACTTATCATCTAATTGA